The genome window ACTCCCCTTTCGTAGCCCTTCCGTTAGTGTCTGACACTCACTGAACGAATGGTTTTGACATGACAGAGgataataatagataaaagaTAGCGCACAGGGAAATACGTCACAACTCTTCgaatccttccatcccttcactcTTGTCCTTTCTTCGAAGCTGTCTGCACGTAGTCGGAGAAAACAGAGGAGCAGGCAacgggaggtgaaggaaggaggaaataaaggagaatgtGGGCAGTGCGAGAAGAAGGTACAACAGAACCAACGAGAACTACAATGTGAGCTGTGTGACTGGTGGTTCCACATTGGCTGTCAAAAGGTAGGAGTGGAAGAATACAATATGTACAAAGAGCAGGAGTTCAAGGCTAAATGGTTCTGCCTCAAGTGAAACACATACTTTAAAAACCTTAAAAAAATTAACagagatatgaaggatgaaaatATGGCATTATAGATGGCCtacaaagataaagaagaggaaaatgtggCACTAAAGAGTACTAgtaagatgagagaagaggagaatatagCCCTAAAAGAGAATAACAAACAACTCATTGACCAGGTTAAGTCTCTAGAAGCTAAGATTGAGAATCTAAAAGTACAgctaaagaaggaaataatagaggAGGTCtttgaagaaatagaggaaatgaaagagaaaaaaaggaaaaagaacaacatAATCATATTTAACATAGAGGAAACAGAATATACAAATAGGCAAGAGAAAgttgaaaaggaaatagaaacatGTGCTAAAATTTTTTGAAGAAGTACAAAGTGAAGTAAAGAATGAGGACCTAGTAGAAACCTTCAGGATTGGTAAATATAGGAGAGtagaggaaagcagagaaagaaacgaggaaggaCAAATACACAGAGCCAAGATCAATCCTAGACAAACTAAAAGATGAAAGAACCAAATGGGAAATCttgaaaaaagcaaaaacaatcaGAAACTCAAGGATTGACGCTTTTAAGAGAATATGGATAGTCCCAGAtctaacgaagaaagaaagagaactagACAGAGGACTTAGAAAGGAGCTGCAAGAAAAAAGGGATGCCGGTGAGGAAAGGTTGGTACATCAGAAGGAATAAACTACACCcggtcgcacaacaggatgtttaacaacacgtcgtgcttttggccgtgggaatctgtgatgaactgacactaggatcatcaaatgatgactttcatcagccgtcatcaaccggaagccccaccctcccggacgaactacaagcaaataaaaagagcgaacaacgcgaagacgagggagaagacgagagaaCTTATGTTAGTAACTTTtatgttaacgacttttaagcgttACTTTTAATGTGGCGAGTGTTAAGAGTTatatttaaggcgcgaactgctatctctcgtcaggtccggtgtaccgttgcctgctttctccagttgattgaagtggttgaaataacacaatagccttttagttgaccgagcggtagccgttataagttcactttagttcactttagttctctctctcacatggacataaaaatatatgaatgtaCTTTAAGTATATTAACAGTATTAtacaaaagtttacagtttacgtgaacGAGTCGCACCAAGCGAGAGTCAGCCACACCAACGTGCCCGGGGCCGGCGAGcaccactcgcccgcccgctACCCACTGTCTTCTCTCGTTCAACATCAAAAGTAGCCCGAGATGCAAAAATAAAAATCATGTTTACTGAACACATActaaaagagaatagaaatgaACTGATGAAAGAGATCTTCATGCAGgaatatgagaagggaaagactaCATAGATAAAGAACCTGAAAGTATGTATGCAAAACATGAACTTGACACTTAGAGAAATAAAAGATGTCAAGAAGGAAAGTATtataacaaaaatcaaagaatGGGATACAtcaaggtggagaagggaagcagaACACAAATCTACACTAgttatatacagaaaatacaagagtaatatagaagaagaaagctGGATAGACAACACTGAAGAATCAAGATTAATGATGAGAGCAAGAACCAACACGCTAAGTTTAAAATGGAGAAATGGCTACCAAGGAAAGAGTGAGCGGTGTCCATGTGATGACTGTGGCAAGGAAACATTAGAACATATTCTTTTAGAATGTACAGGATATGACGATATAAGAAACAAATTTAACTTACATCTAACTTctcataacagaaaaaataatagaagaatcACTACTTTTTGGTGAACAAAGAATCGAagatatacaagaaagaaaagaatatattaaaactatctggaaaacaagacagaaaaacacaggaGCTGCAGCACAACTAAAGAAACAGCCTAGTGGGAGCCGAGGCCAAGGCTTATCCCACGCTTACTCCTGAACTCAACTGAGCTGAGTTGCATGAATCATATCCGAGTAATTTTCCTTCGGTATGCATTTATTTCTTGACACTTTTTCTTAGTCACTTctttgaattttttttcttctttttttacaaggcgttggtagactttcttggttggacctggtggtcggcctcagcccgttatggcgcaggcaagtgtttatagtggcgccaacttgattggctcatgctgtcccctggtgcttatctttgatcctcttttagtgAGAAtctggagtctgggttgataggtgttcTTCAGGATAGCAGGTGGGTGGTCTTGGGcaactcggcgatgactgaaaaattgccagcttgtttgtcgcgGAGTGGGAGACGCAAACCTGCGTTCTCCTGGAgaccgcgcccgcacgctgaccactcggccaccgccctcCCAGTGCGTTAATTATTCCATCATCTTGCACCAAGCACAGCCCCTCCTGCAGCATCTACACTCATAACGCGATGCACACTTACTAATGgcacgcttgagagagagagagagagagaagagaagagaagagaagagatacatGAAAACATCCTTAGGTGAATAAATCAAAGACATTGACGTTTGGGAAACTAactactaactaatggggagcatacgcccgggggtgcgtcgcttcactcactcgccgcctccactcccgacggtcttcccgagcaagctcccacacAGCTGCATTATCCATCTCTAGTCCTTATCGGCAGGATCGGTCGACTTGCCCCAGCTATGAGTTACTTGGGCGTCcctttggtctcctccactcaggactgTCTCGTACAGAAATCATacgagcaggatcgacgtccgggaggcgcgccacgtgcctatatagccggagttggcgttcacggactaagctagAGTAACAGGCCACGATTCAGTTCCAtggtcgctggttcgacacgaagtcattccagcgatgtcCCTTgatcccagctgcctttccactcTTCAGCTTCTTCACAGCCTCTCTCACTGCGGCAAGAAAGAGTGGAGTTTCGTCCAGTGGTGGATCAGCGGCCGCCATCTGCAGCTCAGATAGTAACTCACTGAATGGTGGTTAATAAATGATAAAGACTGACTAACTGAAAATCTACGGGCGTCcgtaaataccccccccccccccccccccgtgcttGCTTTGAGGCAGATCAAGAGGGCTTCTAGAGGTACAGAGCACGAAGACACCTCACAAGGCTGGTCCAGTCTCTTTCCGAAAAAAAATCCGATAAGGAGGCTTAATTGTTGTTGGTGGAGCTCCTCGAAATATGATTTTGGCCAATATGGCGGGTGATATGTATCCTTTGGGGTACGCTGCTTGATATTCACACTCCTACCTTCCATTCTTTCTACTTACAGCTTTTACACCGCTGTGCTCATGGTAAATTAATACCTTCACAGCCAAaccaatctttttctttttaaggaAAACATGATTAGGTCTCTGATTCATCTCTGATCTAAATGCTCTGAACTCCTGAGCATCCAATtatcgtccatgtttcctcctccttaaaactTGAGAACATTCAAGAAAGAACATCAAAACACCTCGATaactgttttctttatattctgctTGGATCTTCACGTGTTTGCGTTTCGGGAGTACTACTTCTGCATGACCTATTTCTGCTTGTTTTGCCCTTGCCCGCTtctgttgtaaacacacacacacacacacacacacacacacacacacacacacacacacatacacacgtttcTCTACTCAAAGTGCTTTGAACAAGGAAAATCCTCAACTGAATTAATCCTTTTTCCCTTTACAAGTTTACAGTATCCCCGCGCCTCGCCGGAAATCCTTCACTCCAGTATGGGTATAAGAAGCGCCGAGGACTCTGGGAGCTCACACTCGCTCCTAAGTGACAGAGGAGCACCCCCAGTGACCGCAGTAACAGTACCAGGAGTTGCAGACAACGTTAGCGTCTCTGAGTTGAACGCCACAAGaactaacagcagcagcagcagcagcagcagtggagaATCACCTTAATTAAACGAAGAGGAGTTAGCAACAACCCGCCAGTAAAAGGCATCTGAAATTAGTTGATCGACGGGCGACCTTCCGCGTCTTTGCCACCCCCACACGCCGCTCCGCGCCGCTGTCAGCCACAATGGGCGCCGTCTCCGCAGTGCTCTGGTGGACGGTCCTCGTCGTGGCGGCAAGATCAGCTGCTGGGAGGCACACATTCCTAGACACCTCCAGCAAACTTGTGAGTGTTGGCTCATGCCTTTCAGGGACAGATATTTCTTCTCGCCgctttatttcctctatttatACGCTAACTTCTTTATATGCTCGCCCCACCCTTTATGCACACGTTAGATCCTTCATGAATGCGCTAGGTCTAGATACATGCACTTAATCCTTTGTACGCACGCTTAATTCTTTATACAAAAACTAGATCATGTGAACATGTGCTTAACCCTTCATACGTACGACCTAGGCAGTCAGCGCACAGCCTACCCACCTGCtcgtcctccctttcgggctggtctaTGAACGGGGGAACGGTAAAGTCATGAGCATACGCTACAGATGCGCGTGGCGGCGATGCTCATCTCTGCtatgttggccctttgagcctgtaaAGGGAGAGAACCCATATACCCGATATAGGGCCAGTGTAACTTCGGGTTATACCACAGTAAGCCTTCCCCAGACTTTCCCGGGTGTCAATTTATTGACCAtccagaaaggaaggatgaacagctggatgggctGCACGCCAACTACCCAGACCGAGATTCAAACCCAGACCTGCAGATTCGTAGTAAGCCTAGGGAAAATTAACTGTTGTAATTCAAATGTCACACCGGCCCCGCGTTTCTGGTTAGAGGGTTCTTACTCACCACAGGGTCAAGGGTCAAAAAGGCATGATAATCACCGAATCCATGAGACCATCCTTTGGTGAAAATCTCAAGCTGAAATAATTTCGGgaaaaatctgaagaaaaaaacccTGACTGAATGATGGCGAATGAATGAGAGAACTGACAGAGTGAATGACTTTGTGCGGCGACATGGAAATAACCGCCAGTGATCTCAGGGCGGTAAATCATGAGTGCTGGCACTTATGCCATCGCCTCTGAATTAATATATTTTATCCTGATTATTTTGTCCTTGGCACGCAGGCTGAACACGACATCCTCGGCGCCCCCATCACAGAGGAGGAATTCAAGGCCAGCCTGACACTAGAAATTATAGAGCCTGCCGAGGATCCCACCACGAAGTCTGGCCACTTTCAGGGGGACATCATATTAGAGTCCGAAGACCAGCTGATACAGATCTTTGAAGTAAGTGTGTAGCGAGTGCTGAGGTCTCCATGGGATGGGAGGCGGAGGGACGGgccaaggaggaaggggaaaggggaggaccACCACACGACGGGATCATTTGAAAAGGTAGTAGAAGAAAGAAGctaaagaaagatacagaagaagggaTGTCAGTAAGAGGAATTAAGGGATGGAGAGGAGCTCACGAGGCCGACTAGAGGCAAGTGTTtggatagggaagaaggggaaagcgcTCACAAACACGAACGGAGGAATGCTCCCAATGAAGGCAACATAAATAGGTGCATTAAGATAAGCCCTCACATGGGTTGAAGGAAGAGTTAGGAGCAAGTTGTGGTGGCAGAGAAGAGGCGCACTTAAAAATCCATTGTaaaaaatatacatcaatagGATATGAGGGACAGGTGCGATGGAAGAGTGGGGACTAAATTGCTCAAgggatagaaaataaaataaacagatgaAAATTGGGTTCCAAAGACAAACCAGGATGTGAGGATGTGATTAGTAAAGAAAACTGCAGACGATTCACATAAAGAACATGAAGACATATGATAATTATGGAGACTTATGGGGCGGCCATCTCATGGAAGCAATTTTCTAAGGCTGAGGTACTGTGCATCTCTTAAACAAACTCCtcagcttccttttcctttgtgtaTTGATTGTTTTTTCCCTTCTGGTAATTTAAGGAGAGGAATACCAAGGACTGAAAAAACTTGTCAGCTTGTCAGTTCCTTAAAGAGGGAGAACAAGTACTTGTCAGTCTGTTATTTCCTTAACGGGGGAGAGCAAGGACTAAAGAACGTGTCAGCTTGTCAGTTCCTTGAAGAGGGAGAGCAAGGACTAAATAACTTGTCAGCTTGTCAGTTCCTTGAAGAGGGAGAGCAAGGACTTAAGAACTCAGTCAACTTCTGTTTTATGGTCAAACTAATATtatcatccccttcccccaccctaaTCTGCCTCGTCCAGGATCACCCGGATGCACAGAACAGCGCCACCAGCAACGAAAACAATCTGTGGCCCGGAGGCGTGATTCCCTACGTCATATCTAGCTCCTACAGTAGGTGttactcttgtgtgtgtgtgtgtgagagagagagagagagagagagagatctacccaccctagtcacatccgcctgagcacaagtacaacacaacactagtgacaatgctttaagataggcgacctcaagacaaaggtcgtctttagcatggagacaatttccccgccccttttctcatatgtatcttgatgtttacataaaaaaagagagagagagagagagagagagagagacacacacacacacacacacacaggatgtgaGATATGGATGAGCTGATTCAGAGGGTAAATACAACGTCTATACCTAGCGGCGCTGTTTGGGGCATCTGGAATCTATATAACTTCATTCTTTGTTGCTTGTCTTCATCCCCTACCAAagctcttttctcctctcatccttcaAGATTCCCCTGCTTCGAACATCCTTATCCTGCatgacattcctcctcctcctcctcctcctcctcctcctcctcctcctcctcctcctgattcgcGTGCCAATTCCTCCTTCCACTGTTgcacatttccttttcctccttttcctctgttccgCCATCTCTTATTTTGTCATAGTTTTACTCAAAGACAGGAAGGtatacagacaaacacaggtacacacacacacacacacacacacacacacacacacacacacacacacacacacacacacacacacacacacacatggcgggCAAAACGTTTTTTTTTGGTATAGGCTGTATAGGATTCACACTTCACTCCTTACTTCCCTATACTCAAGGTTATTAcacacttcctttccctctgtaTTCCCTCTCCTGCCTTACTCTCTGCTCCACGCGTCACACACAcgccttgctcctcctcccatcGCTCATGTTCACGTCTCGCCTTTTCCATTATTTACACAGATTACAGAGAGAGGCAGGTCATCGCGCGAGCCATGGAGGAGCTTTCTTCCGAGACCTGCCTCACCTTTGTGCCGAGAACCTTCCATTACGACTACATACACATCTACAAAGGATACGAGTAAGTGACTAAAGCATGGTTCTTCAGGTCTCTTCCTTATTCTAGCCATTCCCCCCACGACTCCCGGAATCGCCAGGGCCAGTTCTAGGTACAGGCGATACAAGGAACAGCATGGGAACTCTTTGTCTACATATAAGGGCTTTTCTAATTATTATCGTGAAAACAATGAATACTATATCCCAGTTTCCACCACAGGCTCTTCATTAGCTGCACTTACTTACAGTATCTGTCACTATTGTTTGATATATTAATCTAGTTACACCACGTCAATTCATGAGGTGCTATTACATAAGGGAGCGACAAAACTAATCACGTCTAGGGCCACCTGAAGGCTAGAAGCGGCACTTGGTACTCGACCACTCACTCATTCACGTAACTCTTCTCATCTTCTTAACAATCCCTTCTGCAGTTGCTCCAGCGCAGTCGGGAGGAACGGAGGTAGGCAACGGTTGAGCCTCGGAGATGATTGTATGTACGTCGGTATTGTGATCCACGAGCTCCTGCACGCCGTTGGGTTCTGGCACGAGCATACCCGTTACGACCGTGACGACTACGTCTACATTATTGAGGAGAACATTATGGACAACAAAAAACATAACTTCTATAAGGTAAGAAGCGTCTCTTGGGAGGTCACAAGGACCATAGGCTAGGTTCGCTAACTGCACGTACTCTCCCAATCAGAACTCATATCAGGAAAAGAGAATTATTTAATCTCGAAAACTGAGATGAGGTATGAAGAaattacaagaaaataaataCCACCCAAAAGTTTATCTTGGCAGTGGTTTACTTCTTGAGTTTATTTCAGTTTACCACAATAGGTTTACTTTTACTGAGGAGTACGAATTGAAATTACTCGTCCGAACTATTGGACATGCTAATTCGTAATAACTCATATAGGCGCCGAGAAGGCTATCTCTTTAATTATGTGTTTCCCTTGACCGTATACAGTaacagtaaaggtaaagttgggcgAATACTCTATTGAACTGCGCGTGGATTTtctgctcatctccgtcgcactggcccttgagcctgtggtaggaagGACCTATTACCcggggacacagggccagtgtgacatccaggttacgaCAGTGTACCTGCAACAAGTTTCCATTGGTATCCATTTATCgatcagcccgaaagggaggatgaacagttgggtggacTGCACGTAGAGTGCCCGGagagggattcgaacccaggcttgTGGATTCATAGTTAGGCACGCTAACCATTGCACCATGGAAGCACCTGGTCTTATAATATTTTTCTATGAACAGTTTACATGTTTTCTATCCATATCATTTTCATTGGCTACATATTAGGAAGCCTGGGAAGTCAGacaattcattttctttttctccttcagcaATCCAAAAGAAGCAGCACTGACCTCGACCTCCCCTACGACTACGCCTCCATCATGCACTACAAATCCACAGAGTTCGCCATCGGAGACGGGCCGACCATTGTGCCCTATTCGCCCTATTTCAACGCCTTTTTAGACGTTGAGATTGGGCAACGCAGGGGGCTGTCTGACGTGAGTAGAGGCGGTcttaaaggaaaataatagaagaggggaaggactAGTCACTAGAGTATGAGAAAGTATGTGTGACAAGGGATAATggacaagaagaaagaataaaatacaaGAGAGGAGTTTAAGAGcagcaaaaatgagaaaaatagaaatgtGGGAGTGACTGACTTCCTTCCACCCTCAAGTTCTGTCCTAAGAAGACAAACTtacacttccttttttcttgtttccagtTGGATGTGGAGGGAGTGAAGCAGCTGTACAAGTGCCCAGTACGTATAGTATACCAGCCTCCCCGCCAAACAGGCTGGTTCTGGTGGTAACTCCGCGGAGGCGCCGATTTTCGCAACAGGATTGTAGGAaacttgtttttcatattttcatattaCTCATATGAGTACTATCACTTTTGTTACTATGATTATCACTATCCTATCACTTGTACTATTTCAAATTTATTGTTGCGGGAGACCACGTCACGTGTCGCAGGCTAGGTTAGCGAACAATGTTAATAAAACTGTGTCCGTGCTAGACCTCCTTCTTGAATGGCTCGGAAAATAGGTGGCATACGGAACAGCGTGTGTGTATTTGACACGTAGTAtattaatgagtttttttttataaatgtgcTTAAAAATGTCAATAAACATACCAATTTAAAATTTCTCTCTCGACCACagccttctaattctcttccttttacccttcctctccaccttgtCATCCCTCCACCTCtaacacctcttccttccttccatcccttcctcctaaactccagttttccttcccttcctgccaccTTTACCACTTGTTTTCTGATctgccttttctcccctcctcctacctttctatCCTGCCTTTCTGTCCTATCTGACTACGACCCCCAGCGgcggtgataagagagagagagagagagagagagagagagagagagagagagagagagagagagagagagagagagagagagagagagagagagagagagagagagagagagagagagagagagacagagagagagagagagagagagagagagagagagagagagagagagagagagagagagagagagagagagagagagagagagagagagagagagagagagagagagagagagagagagagagagagagagagagagagagagagagagagagagagagagagagagagagagagagagagagagagagagagagagagagagagagagagagagagagagagagagagagagagagagagagagagcatgctcaCGGTGGTTGATGTATTTTTCCTGTAGGCTCCCCAAAGTTGCAAACGTTTTCTTCTCGATGACTGGGATGAGCACGACTGTTTTAAAGATAACTACTGCACTGATTCCTGCCATGAACCATCCCTCGAGCCGCTGACCAAGCCTGCGTGTTACGACGGCCTGTACAGTCATGGCAGACAGCGGCAACCCAACCATATGGGTCTATGACAGTCCCCAGGCCCTGATTCTCGGCCGGGGCGGTAAGGACGCTGATGACTGGCTGTTGGTTGGCGAAGTGTCTGTTTTGCTGGCGCCTCCCTCACCGCCACCCAACGCCCTCCCCAAGCTCAAAAAATGTTAATAATTTTTACTTACTTCGTTTTATCATTGGGCTAAGCAGTGATCTTATACCACAATTTTAGAAATTCGATTAggtattaaaaaaataattacggtGAATATGTCTGTGAATAAGATACAATGTTTTTACCACTTTTTGCCTATCATATATATCTGCAGCAGTAATTTAATCTAAATAAAAACGGAGCATTTTCTCTCGAACATAAaattctcctgaacacgatggttaTTTGAGATTTTTGATCAGATGCGTTATAAGGGAAGACAATGAggcttcgtctttttttttttaggtgctaccTATAGCGCCTATAGGGCTtcttggatgaccccagcccgttagtggcaaaGGGGaattttatagtggctgccgtgatgcatgactcttgcttggctcatgctgcccccggtgctccacttaaaAGAAGTCGCTGAGGTTAGGGTTgaatgaagatctgggcagcaggTGGGTAATCTTCCCctactcggcgatggctgaacAATCAGCGTGtattggtgggactcgaacctaggttcaCGGGGTCACCACGCCCGCGCGcaaaccactcggccaccgcctgaGTATCAAACTTGGTGTCCGTGGGAGAGGGGGCACAGGAGAGGCGGGAGAGGGACCAGGCGCTGTCATCTTGTTATGCTGAcagcataaaaatataaaaaaacacgcaAACCTACCTTTTTCCGAAGATGATTTTGTATACGAAAATGAAAACTGGAATAATTTGATCTTGgaactatatgaaaaaaaatacaacaagcaAGGCAACACGCGATGTTACCTCATCaatgcttcctctcctcctcacctccccttcctggcTGAGAGCCGGAGCGTGAAGAAAGGTTACGTGTCAGAATGAGGGCGAGAGGAAGGGTTAAGTAAGTCCCCGCTCGCTCCGAGCAGCCTCTCGACTCCCACGCCCTCAGGAAATTTGGGCTGGAAaatccgcgtgtgtgtgtgtgtgtgtgtgtgtgtgtgtgtgtgtgtgtgtgtgtgtaatacttcACGCAACAGTCTCAGCCTTGGCAAGTCATTACAGCATCGACGAGAAACGTGTGAACGAAGGCACGGAACACAGCGCATGGGAAGTCGACCTTTGAGTCCGTGGCCTGTCCTATTAAACATGCACCACTCCCTCACCCTAATCCCCCTTCCCGGTCCTCCCTATAAAAATGAAGAGGTAGTTAATTTTCTTCAAAGCCATCTGGTgccacacacacattatatcaCCCtaatgtaaagcagaaaaaaaaaacaataacagcgcTTCTGTATTCTATTCTTTCACAGTGGACACAGGAAAGTCGGATACGGACACGTCACCACACCAAATGAATGTAAATAAACAGCCACTTAGGCTCTTGCATAACACACGAAATGGACCGGAACAGAAGGAAGCGACGACCTGGATCACAGATAAACAGCGAGACGAGGCAAAACCCAATAACGTGAGGATATGACGAGactgcgaggaaaggaaggaagagaggctgACGTGGGCTTCTCTACGTTTTGTGTAAGCGAAGTCACTGCTGGGCGgatatcctacacacacacacacacacgcacacacacacatacacacaccgctccggtagcaaAATGGACTATAAGGATCTACCCTGTTAAGATATGGCCTGGTAGACTGAGGTTTGAGTCTCCCTCAGGTCGAAAGAtttttttccgttgactaggagcggttactgtccccgcTTGATCAATGGGGACGGGATGTATTGTGTGTGGAGGTTCTGGGAGTGCATAGAGATCGGCTAATGAACTTGCTAGCTCTCACCAGGAGGATACTTGCTGACGATCACGA of Eriocheir sinensis breed Jianghai 21 chromosome 14, ASM2467909v1, whole genome shotgun sequence contains these proteins:
- the LOC126998666 gene encoding hatching enzyme 1.2-like — its product is MGAVSAVLWWTVLVVAARSAAGRHTFLDTSSKLAEHDILGAPITEEEFKASLTLEIIEPAEDPTTKSGHFQGDIILESEDQLIQIFEDHPDAQNSATSNENNLWPGGVIPYVISSSYNYRERQVIARAMEELSSETCLTFVPRTFHYDYIHIYKGYDCSSAVGRNGGRQRLSLGDDCMYVGIVIHELLHAVGFWHEHTRYDRDDYVYIIEENIMDNKKHNFYKQSKRSSTDLDLPYDYASIMHYKSTEFAIGDGPTIVPYSPYFNAFLDVEIGQRRGLSDLDVEGVKQLYKCPVRIVYQPPRQTGWFWW